A genomic stretch from Aedes albopictus strain Foshan chromosome 2, AalbF5, whole genome shotgun sequence includes:
- the LOC109421414 gene encoding uncharacterized protein LOC109421414 — translation MSSYETYEDLTRGSHSHEENCVCVYCGVIKQMKIACARVVTRQPTPGVAPIPTENQAPNDPGIEEPANVAARRQMDSLRTPQPPLPGWDDIETKLEQQELLRRIAYQFMSDSSSEDEQKPSTSGIQPTEGRAEAAELDWEVVNRQKYDPPKEEFCNVSDLEDAYKDLEEEEGKDKN, via the exons ATGTCGTCCTACGAGACCTACGAGGATTTAA CCCGGGGCTCCCATAGCCATGAGGAGAATTGTGTTTGTGTGTACTGTGGTGTAATAAAACAAATGAAAATAGCATGTGCAAGGGTTGTGACACGGCAACCAACGCCTGGCGTTGCTCCGATCCCAACCGAAAATCAAGCTCCAAACGATCCCGGCATTGAAGAACCGGCCAATGTTGCAGCAAGACGACAAATGGACAGTCTACGGACCCCCCAGCCACCGCTGCCCGGCTGGGATGATATTGAAACAAAACTGGAACAGCAGGAGCTGCTTCGAAGAATTGCATACCAGTTCATGTCTGATTCGTCATCGGAAGATGAACAGAAACCGTCGACCTCGGGAATCCAGCCCACCGAAGGCCGAGCAGAGGCAGCTGAGTTGGACTGGGAGGTGGTCAATAGGCAGAAGTATGATCCTCCCAAGGAAGAATTTTGCAATGTGTCGGACTTGGAGGATGCATACAAGGATCTGGAAGAGGAGGAAGGAAAGGACAAAAATTGA
- the LOC134288897 gene encoding uncharacterized protein LOC134288897, producing the protein MATAGQNDDDDLVEEYIVDEELVKLLKSFELSATGIEEFVANGYDISALKIIEREEIEALLPPPHLSDRTKCIAGLNEWRRSLGLPSVSTPLKSSNPQGTQNSDAPKVALGNLSRQQWTAKALINRSKKGRLIWEAYQATSILSRKDRIFITHLIVDEFVDEFGRLTREELARRATELKNIFPTVEQHVWYKPASYHDEKGKKIKLGRIAKGCLFDRNHNYRCVTSVPPPIPGPGVQPSTSSAQPIVDVITADAVTAYQETKNWFRHHHGEFDDIKKRWEATSAVRLHEIAKLEQVTYQHLLDEYPVLRNTAGYQLVNLDFSFKHAKERDLLFAKFADFRSRAKVVFPNEVPELGKPLLALLNGDISEDSRDCITTLLLFFIWPSTVMRLPNGKKWKPSLVESSESTILHLRTLADYETELSRLSRQNLLRGLPDYPVIVVVGPSIEQVNQFFVSYKDIAYKAETFIKALDITFKVYKAYGISFPIEANGPWNFMAYMFYDFEPPENGNKARILTLATHLRNQLPAQ; encoded by the exons atggcGACGGCAGgtcaaaacgacgacgacgatcttgTCGAGGAGTATATTGTTGACGAAGAATTGGTAAAATTATTGAAATCTTTTGAATTATCTGCCACGGGAATCGAAGAGTTCGTAG CCAACGGATACGACATTTCGGCGCTGAAAATCATAGAACGCGAAGAAATTGAAGCTCTCCTGCCCCCACCGCATCTATCCGATCGAACCAAGTGCATTGCCGGATTGAACGAGTGGCGTCGGTCTTTG GGATTGCCGTCGGTCTCCACGCCGCTGAAAAGCAGCAACCCACAAGGAACCCAGAACTCAGATGCACCGAAAGTTGCGCTCGGCAATCTGTCACGACAACAATGGACCGCAAAAGCCTTGATAAATAGGTCCAAAAAAGGAAGACTTATTTGGGAAGCCTACCAAGCAACGAGTATCTTGTCAAGGAAAGACCGTATTTTCATCACTCATCTGATTGTCGACGAATTTGTCGATGAGTTTGGCAGATTGACGCGAGAGGAACTAGCCCGCCGAGCCACGGAGCTGAAGAACATTTTTCCGACAGTGGAACAG CACGTCTGGTACAAACCGGCATCGTATCACGACGAAAAAGGGAAGAAGATCAAACTCGGTCGCATAGCCAAGGGTTGTTTGTTTGACCGGAACCACAACTACCGCTGCGTCACCTCTGTCCCGCCACCGATTCCTGGGCCCGGCGTGCAGCCATCAACTAGTTCAGCTCAGCCGATCGTCGACGTCATCACAGCAGATGCAG tGACAGCGTACCAGGAGACGAAAAACTGGTTCCGACACCATCACGGCGAGTTCGACGACATCAAGAAGCGGTGGGAAGCAACTAGTGCCGTTCGTTTACACGAAATCGCCAAACTAGAACAAGTAACCTATCAGCACTTGCTGGACGAATACCCGGTGCTGCGGAACACTGCCGGTTATCAGCTCGTAAATCTCGACTTTAGCTTCAAGCACGCAAAGGAAAGAGATCTTCTTTTCGCGAAATTCGCTGATTTTCGCAGTCGCGCTAAAGTAGTGTTTCCCAATGAGGTACCCGAGCTGGGGAAACCACTGTTGGCATTGCTGAACGGAGACATAAGTGAAG aTTCGCGTGATTGCATCACAACATTGCTCCTGTTTTTCATTTGGCCCAGCACAGTtatgcgtctacccaatgggaAGAAGTGGAAGCCGTCCTTGGTGGAAAGCAGTGAAAGTACAATACTGCATTTGAGAACCCTGGCGGATTATGAGACGGAGCTCTCGCGGCTTAGCCGGCAGAACCTGCTGAGAGGATTACCCGACTACCCAGTGATCGTAGTAGTCGGTCCATCAATCGAGCAGGTCAACCAATTTTTCGTAAGCTACAAAGATATAGCTTACAAAGCGGAAACATTCATCAAAGCACTCGACATCACGTTCAAGGTTTACAAAGCGTACGGCATAAGTTTTCCAATTGAAGCCAACGGACCTTGGAACTTCATGGCGTATATGTTCTACGACTTCGAACCACCCGAGAACGGAAATAAAGCTAGGATTCTGACACTTGCTACACATCTTCGCAACCAGCTACCGGCACAATGA